Proteins encoded together in one Phyllobacterium zundukense window:
- a CDS encoding ATP-binding cassette domain-containing protein gives MSFGSLRALDHADLRIVRGRILALVGENGAGKSTLVRVIAGELTPDEGMVEVNGTVALVRQQLSIAADLTVLENIVFGAEHARGRNMLGAGLRGIDWCERRRRIVEFMDQTGLNVPLDRPAGTLAPGLQQRAELLGALLRGADILLLDEPTTYLAPDEVDGLFTIIRGLAKAGVSTVFISHKLREVVAHCDEVVVLRKGRSVARFERKPFDLSVIGQSMTGVGTLTSKPKAVESSPARFEGDGQTRLVAAHGSLQVAAGEIVGIAGVAGNGQDELLATLAGVDSDERYQPVLFDGADMTAATNWERRRRGLRLIPSNVKAAGSAVSASLVDTVLTAMVPDRFRNKWGFVRRQFAEEATQKLIEEAGVVASGPHQLAGELSGGNLQRLVVARELDGASVLVAHEPTRGVDFAASMAIRDRLKRFAAEGGAVLLLTSDLEELIELSDRAHVLYDHELGPSWPRGDLSIERLGELMGGLSAGSKMLGGS, from the coding sequence TTGTCCTTCGGTTCCCTGCGTGCGCTCGATCATGCTGATCTGCGGATCGTACGCGGTCGGATTTTGGCGCTGGTGGGTGAAAACGGCGCCGGCAAAAGTACCTTGGTCAGGGTGATCGCGGGTGAGCTGACGCCCGACGAGGGAATGGTAGAGGTGAATGGAACCGTTGCTCTCGTTCGCCAGCAGCTGTCCATCGCTGCCGACCTCACCGTGCTTGAAAACATTGTTTTCGGTGCTGAGCATGCGCGCGGCAGGAACATGTTGGGTGCAGGCCTCAGGGGGATCGACTGGTGCGAAAGACGACGACGCATCGTCGAGTTCATGGACCAGACAGGTCTGAACGTACCTTTAGATCGTCCGGCGGGGACGCTCGCCCCAGGGCTTCAACAGCGAGCAGAACTCTTGGGTGCACTGCTTCGGGGTGCCGACATCCTACTTCTCGATGAGCCGACAACCTATCTGGCTCCTGACGAAGTGGATGGCTTGTTCACCATCATTCGCGGTTTGGCGAAGGCGGGAGTCAGCACGGTCTTCATCAGCCACAAGCTGCGGGAAGTGGTCGCCCACTGCGACGAGGTCGTTGTGCTGCGCAAAGGACGTTCGGTCGCCCGGTTTGAGCGCAAGCCCTTCGACCTTTCCGTCATAGGGCAGAGCATGACGGGTGTCGGAACCCTAACGTCGAAGCCGAAAGCAGTAGAATCGAGTCCGGCACGCTTCGAGGGAGATGGCCAAACTCGCCTTGTAGCAGCACATGGCAGTTTGCAGGTCGCAGCCGGCGAAATCGTCGGAATTGCGGGGGTGGCGGGGAACGGGCAAGACGAGTTGCTTGCGACACTCGCCGGCGTTGATTCCGATGAGCGCTATCAGCCGGTGCTGTTTGACGGGGCCGACATGACCGCAGCAACGAATTGGGAGCGGCGTCGGCGTGGGCTGCGCCTGATCCCGTCCAACGTCAAGGCGGCGGGAAGTGCCGTGAGCGCCTCTCTTGTCGATACCGTCTTGACCGCAATGGTCCCGGACCGCTTTCGCAACAAATGGGGCTTCGTCCGGCGGCAGTTCGCTGAAGAAGCAACCCAGAAGCTGATCGAGGAAGCTGGTGTCGTCGCAAGCGGACCACACCAACTTGCCGGCGAGCTCAGCGGGGGCAACCTGCAGCGCCTGGTCGTGGCACGCGAACTGGACGGTGCTTCGGTACTTGTCGCCCATGAGCCGACACGCGGAGTCGATTTTGCAGCGTCCATGGCTATTCGTGACCGTTTGAAGCGCTTTGCTGCCGAAGGCGGGGCCGTGTTGTTGCTGACGAGCGATCTTGAAGAATTGATCGAACTTAGCGACCGCGCGCATGTCCTATACGATCACGAGCTCGGCCCAAGCTGGCCACGCGGCGACTTGTCGATTGAGCGCCTGGGGGAACTGATGGGCGGTCTTAGCGCCGGCTCTAAAATGCTGGGTGGGTCGTGA
- a CDS encoding BMP family lipoprotein translates to MSKGSNIYLKRRWVLGAAVATVLLPGNTGAMAQEASGDNCGYAYVFQEPLASNTAEQTIVKGLERAEAEFGINVDIIDGTGLSGLGDNLRAAASKGCYLAIGTAFFASGEILTQVARDYPEQRFFIEGGVATGPNVTSYAQANEEGTYVAGAMAATMSDGKPIGIITGDDSPPLKAFSAGFIAGAKAVDPDITVLVNSVGSFMDPAKTGAVALSQASKGATLIFPAAGSNLQVYFLGETHGYKTIASDLTDYSNAMPRKPALAFVVASAEDQTNYAIVKQYVEGTQETASKALGLSDGVFSIPFVTDNGSKDFNLPQKVIDAGKKAFDDVVSGRVTVPRS, encoded by the coding sequence ATGTCCAAAGGCAGCAACATATATTTGAAGCGCCGCTGGGTGCTGGGAGCTGCAGTCGCAACAGTGCTTTTACCCGGCAACACGGGCGCAATGGCCCAGGAGGCTTCGGGGGACAATTGTGGCTATGCCTATGTCTTTCAGGAACCGCTTGCCAGCAACACCGCCGAGCAGACCATCGTCAAGGGGCTTGAGCGGGCCGAGGCAGAGTTCGGAATCAATGTCGACATCATCGACGGAACCGGTTTGTCCGGCCTTGGCGACAACCTCCGAGCTGCGGCTTCGAAAGGATGCTATCTGGCTATCGGCACGGCATTTTTCGCTTCCGGAGAAATCTTGACGCAAGTTGCCCGCGATTATCCCGAACAGCGGTTCTTCATCGAAGGCGGTGTCGCCACCGGGCCTAATGTGACATCCTACGCGCAGGCCAACGAGGAAGGAACCTACGTCGCCGGCGCGATGGCGGCCACAATGTCGGATGGAAAGCCCATCGGGATCATTACCGGCGATGATTCCCCGCCGCTCAAGGCATTCAGTGCAGGATTCATCGCAGGCGCCAAAGCTGTCGACCCGGACATTACCGTGCTCGTCAATTCGGTAGGAAGCTTCATGGATCCCGCCAAGACAGGCGCCGTCGCCCTGTCACAGGCCAGTAAGGGGGCGACACTTATCTTCCCTGCCGCGGGCTCCAACCTGCAGGTGTATTTCCTGGGCGAGACGCACGGCTACAAGACCATCGCCTCCGATCTTACGGACTATAGCAACGCAATGCCGCGCAAGCCTGCGCTCGCCTTCGTAGTCGCCTCGGCGGAGGATCAGACCAATTACGCGATCGTCAAGCAATATGTGGAAGGCACACAGGAAACCGCGTCGAAGGCACTTGGCCTCAGCGACGGCGTGTTCAGCATTCCCTTTGTCACCGACAACGGGTCGAAAGATTTCAATTTGCCGCAGAAGGTCATCGATGCAGGCAAAAAGGCGTTTGACGACGTTGTGAGCGGCAGAGTGACGGTTCCCCGTTCATGA